Proteins encoded by one window of Streptomyces sp. NBC_01571:
- a CDS encoding acetamidase/formamidase family protein, translated as MSDPRILTVRPEPGDYAWTFGGAPPVARIAPGTILDLYTEDCFAGRVRSEKDLVSEVCEFPFLNPQTGPFHVEGAEPGDTVAVHFVSIEPARDWAASTTVPLFGALTSTHTTATLQPPLPETVWIWQLDRERRTALFRARDSDIRIELPMDPMHGTVGVAPANLEVRSALVPDAHGGNMDTPEMRAGVTCFLGVNVEGALLSLGDGHARQGEGETCGVAVECAMNTVVIVELLKGVATPWPRIESDTQIISTGSARPLEDAFRISQLDLVQWLVRDYGFSDQDAYQFATQAVESPLANVCDTNYTCVAKLRKEWLPARETHRGLHAQLRGTAASLRL; from the coding sequence ATGAGCGACCCTCGCATCCTGACCGTACGGCCCGAACCCGGTGACTACGCGTGGACGTTCGGCGGGGCGCCGCCCGTGGCGCGCATCGCGCCGGGCACGATCCTCGATCTGTATACGGAGGACTGCTTCGCCGGACGGGTGCGCTCCGAGAAGGACCTGGTGTCCGAGGTGTGCGAGTTCCCGTTCCTCAATCCGCAGACCGGCCCCTTCCACGTGGAGGGCGCGGAGCCGGGCGACACCGTCGCGGTGCACTTCGTGTCGATCGAGCCGGCCCGCGACTGGGCGGCCTCGACTACGGTCCCGCTGTTCGGCGCGCTCACGTCCACGCACACCACGGCGACGCTTCAGCCGCCGCTGCCGGAGACGGTGTGGATCTGGCAGCTCGACCGGGAGCGGCGCACCGCCCTGTTCCGTGCGCGGGACAGCGACATCCGGATCGAGCTGCCCATGGATCCGATGCACGGCACCGTCGGAGTGGCGCCGGCGAATCTGGAGGTGCGCTCGGCGCTGGTGCCGGACGCCCACGGCGGGAACATGGACACGCCGGAGATGCGGGCCGGCGTCACCTGTTTCCTCGGCGTGAACGTCGAGGGGGCCCTGTTGAGCCTCGGTGACGGGCACGCGCGGCAGGGCGAGGGCGAGACGTGTGGCGTGGCGGTCGAGTGCGCGATGAACACGGTGGTGATCGTCGAGCTGCTCAAGGGAGTCGCCACCCCCTGGCCGCGCATCGAGTCCGACACACAGATCATCTCGACCGGCTCGGCCCGCCCGCTGGAGGACGCGTTCCGCATTTCCCAACTCGACCTGGTGCAGTGGCTGGTGCGTGACTACGGGTTCAGCGACCAGGACGCGTACCAGTTCGCGACACAGGCGGTCGAGTCGCCGCTCGCCAACGTCTGCGACACCAACTACACCTGCGTCGCGAAGCTGCGCAAGGAATGGTTGCCCGCGCGCGAGACGCATCGTGGTCTGCACGCACAGCTGCGCGGGACCGCCGCGTCGCTGCGCCTCTGA
- a CDS encoding VOC family protein, with the protein MSTIQPVILTADQDVLLGFYTTLFGAEEIFRVPEEGAAFYLGLRIGDTDLGLVAKADPGTVAASRILLSIGVDDVDETLARVEALGGSVSGGPNDMPWGQRVAHIKDPDGNPVNLTQPIPAR; encoded by the coding sequence ATGTCCACCATCCAGCCCGTGATCCTGACTGCCGACCAGGACGTTCTGCTCGGCTTTTATACGACATTGTTCGGCGCTGAGGAAATCTTCCGAGTACCGGAGGAAGGCGCCGCCTTCTACCTCGGCCTGCGCATCGGCGACACCGACCTCGGGCTGGTGGCCAAGGCGGACCCGGGGACCGTGGCGGCGTCGCGGATCCTGCTCAGCATCGGTGTCGACGACGTCGACGAGACGCTCGCCCGGGTGGAGGCGCTCGGCGGCTCGGTCAGCGGAGGGCCCAACGACATGCCGTGGGGACAGCGCGTCGCCCACATTAAGGACCCCGACGGCAACCCGGTGAACCTCACTCAGCCGATCCCGGCCCGGTGA
- a CDS encoding ROK family transcriptional regulator, which yields MTAPLHEAHPTGSGRRLPDTQQGMRRRNLSRVMHTVRAEGPLSRAAVASRIGLTRAAVSTLVDELIRSGLLEELGPERPGRVGRPGSALAVSGHGPAGIGAEVGVDHLAACAVDLRGDVRARAVRHGTNRGRPPGPVIRELTALVRQVIAEAEREGLWPAGLAVAVPGLVARDARTVVRAPNLDWHDTDLGALLPPELPLTVDNEANFGGLAELWLGEATARDFLHVSAEIGIGAAVLVDGHLLRGTRGFAGELGHVPVRPDGPECACGGRGCLEQYAGEEAVLRAAGLEPGGDRVGVLAERAARGDEEVRRALHDAGTALGIALTGAVNLLDPETVVLGGALSGLAPWLLPSLEDELARRTAGPACAVAVSRLGPQGPLLGAAHSVVRAVLDDPSSVARRS from the coding sequence ATGACCGCACCGCTGCACGAGGCCCACCCGACCGGTTCCGGCCGCCGGCTGCCCGACACCCAGCAGGGCATGCGCCGTCGCAACCTCTCCCGGGTCATGCACACCGTCAGAGCCGAGGGGCCGCTGTCGCGTGCCGCCGTCGCCTCGCGGATCGGCCTGACCCGGGCGGCCGTCTCCACGCTGGTCGACGAGCTGATCCGTTCCGGGCTCCTCGAAGAGCTCGGTCCCGAGCGTCCCGGCCGGGTGGGGCGCCCCGGCTCGGCACTCGCGGTCAGCGGGCACGGGCCCGCGGGGATCGGCGCGGAGGTGGGTGTTGATCATCTGGCGGCGTGCGCGGTCGATCTGCGCGGAGACGTCCGGGCCCGTGCGGTGCGGCACGGCACGAACCGCGGTCGGCCCCCCGGGCCCGTGATCAGGGAACTGACCGCGCTGGTCCGTCAGGTCATCGCCGAGGCCGAGCGCGAGGGACTGTGGCCCGCGGGCCTCGCCGTCGCCGTGCCCGGCCTGGTGGCACGTGACGCCCGGACCGTGGTCCGCGCCCCCAACCTCGACTGGCACGACACCGACCTCGGTGCGCTGCTCCCCCCCGAACTGCCACTGACCGTGGACAACGAGGCCAACTTCGGGGGCCTCGCCGAACTCTGGCTCGGCGAGGCGACCGCCCGCGACTTCCTGCACGTGTCGGCGGAGATCGGCATCGGCGCGGCGGTGCTCGTGGACGGGCACCTGCTGCGCGGGACACGGGGGTTCGCGGGCGAGCTGGGCCATGTGCCGGTGCGTCCGGACGGGCCGGAGTGTGCGTGCGGCGGACGCGGATGCCTGGAGCAGTACGCGGGTGAGGAGGCCGTCCTGCGCGCCGCCGGTCTGGAACCGGGCGGCGACCGCGTCGGGGTACTGGCCGAGCGCGCCGCCCGAGGTGACGAAGAAGTACGACGCGCCCTGCACGACGCCGGAACCGCGCTCGGCATCGCGCTGACCGGAGCGGTCAACCTGCTCGACCCGGAGACCGTCGTGCTGGGCGGAGCACTGTCCGGCCTCGCACCGTGGCTGCTGCCGTCGCTGGAGGACGAGTTGGCGCGGCGCACGGCGGGTCCCGCCTGTGCCGTGGCCGTCTCGCGGTTGGGTCCGCAAGGCCCCCTGCTGGGGGCCGCCCATTCGGTCGTTCGGGCCGTGCTCGACGATCCGTCGTCGGTCGCGAGGCGGTCGTAG
- a CDS encoding SWF or SNF family helicase has protein sequence MTDGDKERTFAALPPLRGRGFAHTWWGRAWVKALEDAALDSEQLKAGRRRARAGAVGSVSVRPGRITAVVRDRDHTAHRADVLVQELADERWERFLDMAVERAGHVAALLDREMPPHLVEEAADAGVELLPGIGDLEADCDCGAWDHCGHTSALCYQMARLLDHDPFTLLLLRGRTERTLLDELHRHGSAAGAANARSRHVQAAPESPRHGVAAAEAYAEGDILPPLPALPVLPERPGRPPSLGTGTAPAPGVDPPALEFLVMATAAEAYRLLALAVGPGHGSQPPEGQLTVEQDAVRLAAARADASIAERLAHGSGRDRQELALAVRAWQFGGAVALSVLEDEWTVGPEAHARARAALASAWDEDERPSLIASRNRWTVVGAPVQLRLGQDGRWWPYRKERGRWTPAGQAVGDPATALATAVGDPRGVPIDE, from the coding sequence ATGACAGACGGTGACAAGGAACGCACGTTCGCGGCGCTCCCTCCCCTGCGCGGGCGGGGCTTCGCGCACACGTGGTGGGGTCGCGCCTGGGTGAAGGCACTGGAGGACGCCGCGCTGGACTCCGAACAGCTCAAGGCTGGCCGCAGACGCGCGCGCGCGGGCGCGGTGGGTTCCGTGTCGGTGCGTCCGGGACGCATCACGGCCGTCGTCCGGGATCGCGACCACACCGCGCATCGGGCCGACGTACTGGTTCAGGAACTGGCCGACGAGCGGTGGGAGCGCTTCCTGGACATGGCCGTCGAACGGGCCGGACACGTCGCGGCGCTCCTCGACCGTGAGATGCCGCCGCATCTGGTCGAGGAGGCGGCGGACGCGGGCGTCGAACTGCTCCCGGGGATCGGTGACCTGGAGGCCGACTGCGACTGCGGGGCCTGGGACCACTGCGGGCACACCTCGGCGCTCTGTTATCAGATGGCGCGCCTGCTGGACCACGACCCGTTCACCCTGCTGCTGCTGCGCGGGCGCACCGAACGGACACTGCTCGACGAACTCCACCGGCACGGCAGCGCCGCCGGCGCCGCGAACGCACGGAGTCGGCATGTCCAGGCAGCGCCCGAATCCCCTCGACATGGCGTGGCGGCCGCCGAGGCATACGCCGAAGGTGACATCCTGCCTCCCCTGCCCGCCCTTCCCGTACTGCCCGAGAGGCCCGGACGGCCGCCTTCCCTGGGCACCGGGACCGCGCCCGCGCCCGGCGTCGACCCGCCCGCCCTGGAGTTCCTGGTCATGGCGACGGCGGCCGAGGCGTACCGGCTGCTGGCCCTGGCGGTCGGACCGGGCCATGGATCGCAGCCACCGGAGGGGCAGTTGACAGTCGAGCAGGACGCGGTCCGTCTCGCGGCGGCCCGCGCGGACGCGTCGATAGCCGAGCGGCTGGCCCATGGCTCGGGGCGGGACCGCCAGGAACTCGCGCTCGCCGTGCGCGCCTGGCAGTTCGGCGGTGCGGTGGCACTGTCCGTACTCGAGGACGAGTGGACCGTGGGGCCGGAGGCACACGCACGCGCGCGTGCCGCGCTGGCGTCCGCCTGGGACGAGGACGAGCGGCCGTCGCTGATCGCCTCGCGCAACCGCTGGACCGTGGTCGGCGCACCGGTCCAGCTGCGCCTTGGGCAGGACGGCCGGTGGTGGCCGTATCGCAAGGAGCGTGGCCGTTGGACTCCTGCGGGACAGGCGGTCGGGGATCCGGCCACGGCTCTCGCGACGGCAGTGGGGGATCCGCGCGGTGTCCCGATCGACGAATGA
- a CDS encoding GAF domain-containing protein: MTDPWVALEPGADPVERVRTLRRAHEAFTEAGTVPRPVRSVVAESWRRSARAGVVPDGTATVELTDGDLGSYRAEHPLAAVMPLFRELMGTFAADGKHLLAVCDEQGRLLWVEGHPATRRQAGEMNFVPGARWSETAVGTNAPGTAVAVDSPVQVFAAEHFIRRVQPWTCAAAPVHDPRTGRVLGAIDITGGDGLAHPHSLGFVQAVARAAESQLALLAPPKTAADTVELTALGRDEAQLVTGGRKVGLSRRHSEILVLLSRHPEGLTGDELLCALYEDESVTPVTLRAELTRLRRLLDSGLLASRPYRLTAPVESDVAVVERRLGSGAITGAMTAYAGPLLPGSVAPAVVRLRRRLADGLRTALIARRDPDLLADWARAPWGEDDLDVWRALAAVRPTAAVRARLDEVESEQAAPAGWLPPKPGRRGHVHMSATSSQRPRF; the protein is encoded by the coding sequence ATGACCGATCCATGGGTTGCCCTGGAACCGGGTGCCGATCCCGTCGAACGAGTGCGCACCCTGCGCCGGGCGCACGAGGCGTTCACCGAGGCGGGCACGGTGCCACGTCCGGTGCGTTCCGTGGTGGCCGAGTCGTGGCGGCGCTCGGCGCGGGCGGGTGTCGTACCCGACGGCACCGCGACGGTGGAGCTGACGGACGGTGATCTGGGTTCCTATCGGGCGGAGCATCCGCTGGCCGCGGTGATGCCGCTCTTCCGCGAACTCATGGGGACGTTCGCGGCGGACGGCAAGCATCTTCTCGCCGTGTGCGACGAGCAGGGCAGGCTGCTGTGGGTCGAAGGCCATCCGGCGACGCGGCGTCAGGCGGGAGAGATGAACTTCGTACCGGGCGCCCGATGGTCGGAGACGGCGGTCGGTACGAACGCGCCGGGGACCGCGGTCGCTGTCGACAGTCCGGTACAGGTCTTCGCGGCCGAGCACTTCATACGGCGCGTCCAGCCATGGACGTGTGCGGCGGCTCCGGTGCACGACCCACGCACCGGCCGGGTGCTCGGCGCGATCGACATCACCGGCGGGGACGGACTCGCGCATCCGCACAGTCTCGGTTTCGTGCAGGCGGTGGCACGGGCGGCGGAGTCCCAGCTGGCGCTGCTCGCTCCACCGAAAACGGCGGCGGACACGGTCGAGTTGACCGCCCTGGGCCGCGACGAGGCGCAACTGGTCACGGGAGGGCGCAAAGTCGGGCTCAGTCGCAGACACAGCGAGATCCTGGTGTTGCTCTCCAGGCACCCGGAAGGCCTGACGGGCGACGAGTTGCTGTGCGCCCTGTACGAGGACGAGTCGGTGACGCCGGTGACGCTGCGCGCCGAGCTGACCCGCCTGCGCCGTCTGCTGGACTCCGGCCTGCTGGCCTCGCGCCCCTACCGGCTCACGGCGCCGGTCGAGTCGGACGTCGCGGTCGTGGAGCGTCGGCTCGGCTCCGGCGCGATCACGGGGGCCATGACGGCGTACGCCGGTCCGCTGCTCCCGGGTTCGGTGGCTCCGGCAGTCGTGCGCCTGCGGCGCCGGCTCGCGGACGGACTGCGTACGGCGCTCATCGCGCGCCGGGACCCCGACCTGCTGGCTGACTGGGCACGCGCCCCGTGGGGAGAGGACGACCTCGACGTCTGGCGGGCGCTGGCCGCCGTACGCCCGACGGCCGCGGTACGGGCGCGGCTCGACGAGGTGGAGTCCGAACAAGCCGCACCCGCCGGGTGGTTGCCCCCGAAACCCGGCAGACGAGGCCACGTGCACATGTCCGCAACGTCGTCGCAACGTCCGCGTTTCTAG
- the xylB gene encoding xylulokinase — MSAAEGPLVVGVDTSTQSTKALVVDASTGRVVASGQAPHTVSTGAGRESDPRQWWDALREALHQCGDAAHEAAAVSIGGQQHGLVTLDAQGDPVRPALLWNDVRSAPQARRLIDELGGPKAWAERTGTVPGPSITVTKWAWLAENEPDAVRATAAVRLPHDYLTERLTGEATTDRGDASGTGWWASGSEAYDEEVLAHIGLDPALLPRVVRPGEVAGTVHARDELPFSRGTLVAAGTGDNAAAALGLGLRPGTAVLSLGTSGTVYAVSTRRPADPTGTVAGFADARGDWLPLACTLNCTLAVDRVAALLGLDREAVEPGAGVTLLPYLDGERTPDLPHASGLLHGLRHDTTGGQLLQAAYDGAVHSLLGALDLVLDADADRSAPLLLIGGGARGTAWQQTVRRLSGRPVQVPEARELVALGAAAQAAGLLTGEDPAAVARRWGTAHGPVLDAVERDEETLARIAGVLSDAAPLLERESNRN; from the coding sequence ATGTCAGCAGCCGAGGGTCCGCTCGTCGTCGGGGTGGACACATCCACCCAGTCCACCAAGGCCCTGGTCGTCGACGCATCCACCGGACGGGTGGTGGCGAGCGGGCAGGCGCCGCACACGGTCTCCACCGGAGCGGGCCGCGAGAGCGATCCGCGGCAGTGGTGGGACGCGCTCCGCGAGGCGCTCCACCAGTGCGGCGACGCGGCCCACGAGGCCGCGGCGGTCTCGATCGGCGGTCAGCAGCACGGGCTCGTCACCCTGGACGCCCAGGGCGATCCGGTACGCCCGGCGCTGCTGTGGAACGACGTGCGCTCGGCGCCCCAGGCCCGCCGGCTGATCGACGAGCTGGGCGGCCCGAAAGCCTGGGCCGAGCGCACCGGCACCGTGCCCGGCCCCTCCATCACGGTCACGAAGTGGGCCTGGCTGGCCGAGAACGAGCCGGACGCCGTCCGCGCCACCGCCGCCGTACGGCTGCCGCACGACTACCTCACCGAACGCCTGACCGGAGAGGCCACGACCGACCGTGGCGACGCCTCCGGTACGGGCTGGTGGGCGTCCGGGTCCGAGGCGTACGACGAGGAGGTCCTCGCGCACATCGGCCTCGACCCCGCCCTGCTCCCCCGCGTCGTCCGACCGGGAGAGGTGGCGGGAACCGTGCACGCCCGCGACGAGCTGCCCTTCTCCAGGGGCACGCTGGTCGCCGCCGGCACCGGCGACAACGCGGCCGCCGCGCTCGGCCTCGGGCTGCGCCCCGGTACCGCGGTGCTGAGTCTCGGCACCTCGGGCACGGTGTACGCCGTCTCGACGCGGCGCCCCGCCGATCCGACCGGCACCGTCGCGGGCTTCGCCGACGCGCGCGGCGACTGGCTTCCGCTGGCCTGCACCCTGAACTGCACCCTCGCCGTCGACCGTGTCGCGGCCCTGCTGGGACTCGACCGCGAGGCCGTGGAACCCGGCGCGGGTGTCACCCTGCTCCCCTACCTGGACGGCGAGCGCACCCCCGACCTGCCGCACGCCTCGGGGCTGCTGCACGGGCTGCGGCACGACACGACGGGGGGGCAGCTCCTCCAGGCGGCGTACGACGGCGCGGTCCACTCGCTCCTCGGCGCCCTCGACCTGGTGCTCGACGCGGACGCCGACCGTTCCGCGCCGCTGCTTCTCATCGGCGGCGGCGCCCGGGGCACGGCCTGGCAGCAGACCGTACGCCGGCTGTCGGGACGCCCGGTCCAGGTACCCGAGGCCAGGGAACTGGTCGCGCTGGGCGCCGCCGCGCAGGCCGCGGGTCTGCTGACCGGCGAGGACCCGGCCGCGGTCGCCCGGCGCTGGGGCACGGCCCACGGCCCGGTGCTCGATGCCGTGGAACGGGACGAGGAGACACTCGCGAGGATCGCCGGGGTACTCTCCGACGCGGCCCCGCTGCTGGAACGGGAGTCGAACAGGAACTGA
- a CDS encoding APC family permease, translated as MSGESVPGLRRDAIGLREVLFQSVTAMAPAAAVAASIPSGAAFAGGSLPLSVLVALVACLFTASCVAELARQLPSAGSVSTYAAQGLHPAVGFLVGWGYVFVEALVPPLLLLQLGFTTAGTLHQEWSSYPEDLWWPWSLAGAGIIAVAGYFGVRASARFGTVLGVFEVLVFVVFALWLIVKAGGDNTLSVFGTSHTAKGYEGISGVFAGSVYTVLAFAGFEAAAPLAEETKDPRRTMHRAVLGAALAIGLVYVLTTYAMTVYVGPDRFAGFSASGAASWEGVARASFGLFWVLVFLAVVNSTIANANACATVSTRTAFALGRIKVFPELFARLHTRHRSPVAGVAVQCAVAIAAMLGLGFAYDPVTAFLLLATVIVTVVIGVYIVVNLACAGYFLRRARELFHPVRHLLFPLLGIVAFVPALLTAAGLPVFDFVSELTAPVSYAGPVVGVWMAAGVVVLIVVSHRHPGRIAETARVHLDETSSPDPRQSGAAQP; from the coding sequence ATGTCGGGGGAATCGGTTCCGGGACTGCGGCGCGACGCCATCGGGCTGCGCGAGGTCCTGTTCCAGAGTGTCACGGCCATGGCGCCGGCCGCCGCGGTCGCCGCGTCCATTCCGTCGGGCGCCGCGTTCGCGGGCGGCAGTCTGCCGCTGTCCGTACTCGTCGCCCTCGTCGCGTGCCTGTTCACCGCGTCGTGTGTGGCCGAGCTCGCGCGGCAACTGCCCTCCGCGGGCTCGGTGTCCACCTACGCGGCGCAAGGGCTGCACCCGGCCGTGGGCTTTCTGGTCGGCTGGGGCTACGTGTTCGTCGAAGCCCTGGTGCCCCCGCTGCTGCTTCTGCAGCTCGGGTTCACCACGGCGGGCACGCTGCACCAGGAATGGTCCTCCTACCCCGAGGACCTGTGGTGGCCGTGGTCGCTCGCCGGCGCCGGGATCATCGCGGTGGCGGGCTACTTCGGAGTGCGTGCCTCGGCCCGCTTCGGCACCGTCCTCGGCGTCTTCGAGGTACTGGTCTTCGTCGTCTTCGCCCTATGGCTGATCGTCAAGGCGGGCGGTGACAACACTCTGTCCGTCTTCGGGACCTCGCACACCGCCAAGGGGTACGAAGGCATCAGTGGCGTGTTCGCGGGATCGGTGTACACCGTGCTGGCCTTCGCGGGGTTCGAGGCGGCGGCCCCGCTCGCCGAGGAGACGAAGGACCCACGCCGGACGATGCACCGTGCGGTCCTCGGTGCGGCACTGGCGATCGGCCTTGTCTACGTCCTCACCACCTACGCCATGACCGTGTACGTCGGCCCGGACCGCTTCGCGGGTTTCTCAGCCTCCGGAGCCGCATCCTGGGAGGGCGTGGCCCGCGCCTCGTTCGGGCTGTTCTGGGTGCTCGTGTTCCTGGCCGTGGTCAACTCCACCATCGCAAACGCCAACGCCTGCGCGACCGTCTCCACCCGGACGGCCTTCGCCCTCGGCCGGATCAAGGTCTTCCCGGAGCTGTTCGCACGCTTGCACACTCGGCACCGCTCCCCCGTCGCCGGGGTCGCCGTACAGTGCGCCGTGGCGATCGCGGCCATGCTCGGGCTCGGTTTCGCCTACGACCCGGTGACGGCGTTCCTGCTGCTCGCGACGGTGATCGTCACAGTCGTGATCGGTGTGTACATCGTGGTGAACCTCGCCTGTGCGGGCTACTTCCTGCGCCGTGCGCGCGAGTTGTTCCATCCGGTACGCCATCTGCTGTTCCCGCTGCTGGGCATCGTGGCCTTCGTCCCCGCCCTGTTGACCGCCGCGGGCCTGCCCGTCTTCGACTTCGTCTCCGAGCTCACCGCGCCCGTGTCGTACGCGGGGCCGGTCGTCGGGGTCTGGATGGCGGCCGGGGTCGTGGTACTGATCGTCGTCTCGCACCGCCACCCCGGGCGAATAGCCGAGACCGCCCGTGTCCACCTCGACGAGACCTCGTCCCCCGATCCTCGGCAGAGCGGAGCAGCACAGCCATGA
- the xylA gene encoding xylose isomerase, giving the protein MNYQPTPEDRFTFGLWTVGWQGRDPFGDATRRALDPVESVQRLAELGAYGVTFHDDDLIPFGSSDSERESHIKRFRQALDATGMRVPMATTNLFTHPVFKDGAFTANDRDVRRYALRKTIRNIDLAVELGAQTYVAWGGREGAESGAAKDVRVALDRMKEAFDLLGEYVIAQGYDLKFAIEPKPNEPRGDILLPTVGHALAFIERLERPEMYGVNPEVGHEQMAGLNFPHGIAQALWAGKLFHIDLNGQTGIKYDQDLRFGAGDLRSAFWLVDLLESAGYAGPKHFDFKPPRTEDLDGVWASAAGCMRNYLILRERSAAFRADPEVQEALRASRLDELTQPTAADGLQALLADRAAFEEFDVEAAAARGMAFERLDQLAMDHLLGARG; this is encoded by the coding sequence ATGAACTACCAGCCCACCCCCGAGGACAGGTTCACCTTCGGCCTGTGGACCGTCGGCTGGCAGGGAAGGGACCCGTTCGGCGACGCCACCCGGCGCGCCCTCGACCCGGTCGAGTCGGTGCAGCGTCTGGCCGAGCTGGGTGCCTACGGTGTGACCTTCCACGACGACGACCTCATCCCCTTCGGGTCCTCGGACAGCGAGCGCGAGTCGCACATCAAGCGGTTCCGCCAGGCCCTGGACGCGACCGGCATGCGGGTGCCGATGGCCACCACCAACCTCTTCACGCACCCCGTCTTCAAGGACGGCGCGTTCACCGCGAACGACCGGGACGTGCGCCGCTACGCGCTGCGCAAGACGATCCGCAACATCGACCTCGCGGTCGAGCTGGGCGCCCAGACGTACGTCGCCTGGGGCGGCCGTGAGGGTGCCGAGTCCGGCGCCGCCAAGGACGTACGCGTCGCCCTCGACCGCATGAAGGAGGCCTTCGACCTCCTCGGCGAGTACGTGATCGCCCAGGGTTACGACCTGAAGTTCGCGATCGAACCCAAGCCGAACGAGCCCCGCGGTGACATCCTGCTGCCCACCGTCGGTCACGCGCTCGCGTTCATCGAGCGCCTGGAACGCCCGGAGATGTACGGCGTGAACCCCGAGGTCGGCCACGAGCAGATGGCCGGGCTCAACTTCCCGCACGGCATCGCGCAGGCACTGTGGGCGGGCAAGCTCTTCCACATCGACCTCAACGGCCAGACCGGCATCAAGTACGACCAGGACCTGCGCTTCGGGGCCGGTGACCTGCGCTCCGCGTTCTGGCTGGTCGACCTCCTGGAGAGCGCCGGATACGCGGGACCCAAGCACTTCGACTTCAAGCCGCCGCGCACCGAGGATCTCGACGGGGTGTGGGCCTCCGCCGCGGGCTGCATGCGCAACTACCTCATCCTGCGGGAGCGTTCGGCCGCCTTCCGCGCCGACCCCGAGGTCCAGGAGGCGCTGCGCGCCTCACGCCTGGACGAACTGACGCAGCCCACCGCGGCGGACGGTCTGCAGGCGCTGCTCGCCGACCGTGCGGCCTTCGAGGAGTTCGACGTGGAGGCGGCCGCCGCGCGCGGCATGGCCTTCGAGCGGCTCGACCAGCTCGCCATGGATCACCTGCTCGGCGCACGGGGCTGA
- a CDS encoding aldehyde dehydrogenase family protein has translation MTRYAAPGTEGAIVSYQSRYDHFIGGEYVPPARGQYFENPSPVNGQPFTEVARGTAEDVERALDAAHAAAPGWGRTSVAARGDILLKIADRMEANLEKLAVAESWENGKPVRETLAADIPLAIDHFRYFAGAIRAQEGSLGEVDDDTVAYHFHEPLGVVAQIIPWNFPILMAVWKLAPALAAGNAVVIKPAEQTPASIHYWMSLIADLLPPGVVNIVNGFGVEAGKPLASSPRVAKVAFTGETTTGRLIMQYASENIKPVTLELGGKSPNIFFDDVWSQNDDFRDKALEGFTMFALNQGEVCTCPSRALVQRGNYGEFMEAAVARTELIKPGHPLDTDTMIGAQASNDQLEKILSYLDIGRQEGATIRTGGERIEYDGELKGGYYVQPTIFEGDNRMRIFQEEIFGPVVSVTSFDDFDDAIKIANDTLYGLGAGVWTRDINTAYRAGRAIQAGRVWTNCYHAYPAHAAFGGYKQSGIGRETHKMMLEHYQQTKNLLVSYSPKKLGFF, from the coding sequence ATGACCCGTTACGCGGCGCCCGGCACCGAGGGCGCGATCGTCTCCTACCAGTCGCGTTACGACCACTTCATCGGCGGCGAGTACGTGCCGCCGGCTCGCGGGCAGTACTTCGAGAACCCGAGTCCGGTGAACGGGCAGCCGTTCACGGAGGTGGCGCGGGGTACCGCCGAGGATGTGGAGCGCGCCCTGGACGCCGCGCACGCGGCGGCGCCCGGCTGGGGCCGGACCTCCGTCGCCGCGCGCGGCGACATCCTGCTCAAGATCGCCGACCGGATGGAAGCGAACCTGGAGAAGCTGGCGGTCGCCGAGAGCTGGGAGAACGGCAAGCCGGTCCGCGAGACCCTGGCCGCCGACATCCCGCTCGCCATCGACCACTTCCGGTACTTCGCGGGGGCGATCCGCGCCCAGGAGGGCTCGCTCGGCGAGGTCGACGACGACACCGTCGCGTACCACTTCCACGAGCCGCTCGGTGTCGTAGCGCAGATCATCCCGTGGAACTTCCCCATCCTGATGGCGGTCTGGAAGCTCGCGCCGGCCCTGGCGGCGGGCAACGCGGTCGTCATCAAGCCCGCCGAACAGACCCCGGCGTCCATCCACTACTGGATGAGTCTGATCGCGGATCTGCTGCCGCCGGGCGTCGTCAACATCGTCAACGGCTTCGGCGTGGAGGCGGGCAAGCCGCTCGCCTCCAGTCCGCGGGTGGCGAAGGTGGCGTTCACCGGCGAGACCACGACCGGGCGGCTGATCATGCAGTACGCCTCCGAGAACATCAAGCCGGTCACGTTGGAGCTGGGCGGCAAGTCGCCGAACATCTTCTTCGACGACGTCTGGTCCCAGAACGACGACTTCCGGGACAAGGCGCTCGAGGGCTTCACGATGTTCGCGCTCAACCAGGGCGAGGTGTGCACCTGCCCGTCGCGTGCGCTCGTCCAGCGCGGGAACTACGGCGAGTTCATGGAGGCGGCGGTCGCCCGCACCGAGCTGATCAAGCCGGGGCACCCGCTCGACACCGACACGATGATCGGCGCGCAGGCGTCCAACGACCAGCTGGAGAAGATCCTCTCCTACCTGGACATCGGCCGGCAGGAGGGCGCCACGATCCGCACCGGTGGCGAACGCATCGAGTACGACGGTGAGTTGAAGGGCGGCTACTACGTCCAGCCGACCATCTTCGAAGGCGACAACCGTATGCGGATCTTCCAGGAGGAGATCTTCGGCCCTGTCGTCTCGGTCACGTCGTTCGACGACTTCGACGACGCCATCAAGATCGCCAACGACACCCTGTACGGCCTCGGAGCCGGCGTGTGGACGCGCGACATCAACACCGCCTATCGCGCGGGCCGCGCGATCCAGGCGGGCCGGGTCTGGACGAACTGCTACCACGCCTACCCCGCGCACGCGGCGTTCGGCGGCTACAAGCAGTCCGGCATCGGCCGGGAGACGCACAAGATGATGCTGGAGCACTACCAGCAGACCAAGAATCTGCTGGTGAGCTACTCGCCGAAGAAGCTGGGCTTCTTCTAG